The Raphanus sativus cultivar WK10039 chromosome 2, ASM80110v3, whole genome shotgun sequence DNA segment GGGTAAATAACTCTTTCATTGCAATGCAGTAAGAGGTTCAGAAAAGCGTGACCTACAGTTTACGATATTTCGTGTTAGTCCGCATATGCAGCCAGACcccaaatgaaaaaaaaaagttatgagaGATCAAATTGATAAAGATAAATGATGACAAACATTAGttgctaaatattttaaattgatcaacTATTCTCAAATCACAATTACACCACgtcttatattttgtttttaaaatgacAATAGAATGAAAAATCTAACGAGAAAACGAACACATTCAGGTTTACAATCATCACGTGGAGGTTAGtcattataaaaatttaaccaaaacagttttaatacattttgaattaacatttttacaaaaaataaaataaacaatataaattttgaCGTAGTTTCTCACACAAACATGTAAAGAAACAACCGCGTTCAGTTTTATAAATCTTGGTGAGCAAGACTTCCTATAATCAACATCACAATAAACGTAATTATaacaattataaattttctgaGGCCTATATAATATAACCTCAGAATAAGATCAGTTCCCAGTTCTCACAATTGCTCAAAATAAGGAGTGTTGAGGGAAAAAAGAGTAAGAACTAGACTACAAAAGAAGCCATGTCTGTGAAATCAACCCTAACGTCGGTAGTTCTGGTGATTCTCATCGCAGCATCGTCGGCTGGGGATATCGGATCCGATGAGTCCACTCCGATCACCGACGGTCTCCGGAAGGTAGAGGAATCCTTTGTCAAAATCTTAGGCCAATCCAATCACGTTCTCTCCTTCGCTCGCTTCGCTCACAAGTAAGTCCCATCCTCTATATACCACCGGTGCATTTGCATTCGCCGTTGAGTTATAGTCCATCTCTTTTGTAGACAAACTAAATTAACTGATTGTTCGTTTTTGGTGATGAAGGTATGGGAAAACGTATGAAAACGCTGAGGAGGTAAAGCATCGTTTCTCGGTGTTCAAGGACACTCTTGATTTTATCAGATCCACCAATAAGAAAGGCTTATCTTACAAAGTTGGTGTCAATCGTAAGTCTTTATCGTTCTTGTCCTGAAACTATTGTTCCGGTCTCTTGATGGATTATTATTGGGGTGAGGTTTTGAAAAAGTCCCATAAAATCAATCATAAATAGCTAAATAATACAgtattataaactaattttaaataaaattgtatttaaCAATAATAggaaacaatttaattttagttaaatcatttaaaatatttcttaaaaccTGCATAAATCTTAgcttatgattaaaaaaatcataagcaCGCTTTTTACGGTTTCAGTAATGCTTCTTTCCTAAGTAAATTATTGTTGGAAAATGGTGagaaattaataaattactAGTGAATAAGAAATGAATAAAAACTGCATTACGTGGTTTGATGGGTAAGTATTGGCCTATTTGAATGTCCCCTGAATCCAAACAGAATTTGCTGATTTGACCATCCAAGAGTTGCAAAAGACCGGTGGACTCAAAGAAGCAGCTGTTCCGAGAAGTGTAAGTATAGAATTAAATGTTACTGTATGGACTGTTCGCcctatttttcaatttttgagaaaaaacaTGGTTTTTGCTACATGTATACCCTTTTTTTGTCTTCAAAATGTGTGACTGCAGGTGGACTGGAATAAAAGAGGTATTCTTGGCCCGGTCAAAAATCAGGGAGGTTGTGAAGCTTCCTGGGCATTCAGGTAATCCAGGGATTGATACctccttaaaaaaaaatatgttagcATTTCATCTCTTGATGTACGATTTTGGTACTGCAGCGCAGTTGGAGCTGTTGAGGCAGCTTACAGTAGGAAACATAAACGCATAACTGATCTCTCTGAGCAGCAGCTGATTGATTGTTCTCTACCTTACGGTAACTTGGGCTGCATTTCTGGTCGTCCTTCCAGAGCCTTCGAATACCTCAAATCCGGAGCCAAAGGAATCAGTCTAGAAACAGATTATCCCAACAGAGGTTCCCTTGGGTTGTGCAAACTAAACGTGAAAAAGTCCAATGTAAATATCACAAGATATGTCAGTATCAGTTCGGTAAGCATCTTTTACGGATTTTGGCTTTCACCCGCTTTACAATGATTCAAGTAATCAGTAATGATAGCTGAAACAACAACAgggtgatgaagaagaactGAAGCGAGTTGTTGGATCCATAGGGCCAGTTAGCATATCGTTCAACGTTGTAGACTCATTAAATGCATACATGGACGGAGTCTACAATAGCAGTGAATGTGGAAGTGCTTTAAAGGTGAGCCTTACTTAAATGTTGCAAGTAGACTGATTAGCTTATATTTTgtgtccaattttttttttcttttgatgtgGCATTTAGGACGTTAACCATTATGCTTTGGCGGTTGGTTATGGAATGGAAGGCGGTGTCCCATATTGGCTTATAAGGAACTCATGGGGACCGGGCTGGGGCGTAGAAGGCCACTTCAAGGTGGAGAGGGGAAAGAACATGTGTGGTAAGTTCTTAATCAAGGAACCATAAAAAACAGTATCAGTTATCCTATATTACCGAATGTCTTATGTACATATACCTTATTTTGGATATAATTAACctgtaaaagaagaaaaaaaaatcagagtgACAGATTCTCATATGCTCTTATCTTTTGTTGATTCGTTGTCGAATTGTAGGTGTCGCGACACGTGCATCGTACCCGATTGTGGCCTAATGAGATGATCAGCATATGGATGAATGATGTCCGCAGGATTAACATTACTTGAAAATTGGCACTTGGGTGTGCCCAGTATTGttatgttttatcttttttaattcaaaaaacaTATGGATATAGTCTGTTCATATGTATGGAATAATGGAAAAATATGTGAAACTTAATAGTATACATGCCTGCATGTTAAATCTATCAATATAAATTGTTTAGAATGAAATACATTCGTTATTGGTCGTAAGACGATTGTACTACATATACAGCTGACTAAGTTATGGCTGTTTTAAAAAGTTGCGAAGTTATGACTTTTACTAACATCAACGTGCTCACCATACAATACTTGGCCTTGAAGAAATCTCTGACCAAATGAGATCGAGAACTGAAGTATAAAAGAACATATAACACTAACTAATACAACTATACAAGgttacttttttaaaagatttttttttctgttacttACCAAAAGAGTGGacaaaatatatgtgaaaattgatttgatttgttatcAGTTTCAATTTGATTTGAAAAACTAGGATATCCATTTCAGTTTGATTTGCTATGTCTTGCCCTGGAAACGCGAGTCTCGAGTATCCTGCCCCAACCTCAACCACCAAGAGAAACTCCTTCAGCAAGCTAAAGTTTGATGGTTTCATCAAAAACTGCTAAGGGCTAGTATGTGTTAAGGGCTATGCTGTGGTAAGTCTTCGCACATCTGCGTCCCTCGTCATCTTAGTCCATGCATTTATACTATTTGAATAGAAACACTAAAAATTTTACTTACAAAAAATCATAGTtagaaattatattaaaatgaagtGGGTTCCAATCATGGCTCACCTCAGCATAGCCCTTCACTTGAGAACACTCTCGCTTCTCTTAAAACATCTCCCACCTTAAGCGTCTTTGAAGTAGCTGATGAGAACAAAATGTCTCGAGATAAATGTCTTCGCCAGCATTGTTTCACCTGAACAACCAAACGAAACAAACTTCAGGTTATTactacttcatcttcttcagttGCAACTTGTTCTCGCTGAGTCATTTTCTCGAACAGCTTATAGGCACACCGTTGAAAGTAAAAAAGGTCCAAACTTTGCCTAAATGTTCTCCCAATTGCTAACAGTACAGGGATCAATCAATCATCTGCAAATTTTATAAGCAAAATActcataaaataaaactaaaggaCACATCAAACGCGTCAAGTAGAGAAAAGACATGCGTTTCCTTCTGCAAGTTTAATATTACCTCTTTATAATATAATTCTCAACCATGATCAGAACCTTAAGGTTGTCACCTCTGTAACTTCGCACAGCACAACACGctacgaaaaaaaaaaacttatttttaattatcaaaAGGGACACATACATAAGGTGGTCTTGCAACAGCTGAACTGTGCTTATAAATTGCAACTAACAAAGATCAATGCagaattcattaaaaaaaactaccAAAAAAACCGAACATTATAGCTATAAAATATGCATCGTTCATATGATGATTACTCAGGGACTCCATGATTCAATCCATTCCGTCAAACTCGCCACATTGCTAGAGATATCTTCGAGGGTGTTACTCTGCAGCGCGACAACAATCTCCTCTTCGTAACTATCACTCGCCTCTTCGAGCATGACTTGGAAGATCTCGCATTCAATGTTGTTACTGAGCTTGGTTCCCGAATAACCCCTCCTGGTTAATCGGTCGTACAAGACGGAGTTCTCGGTCTGAAGCACGACAACACGATCAAACCAACGCTCAGGGAAGAAGTCGCAGCCATGGTAGTCCACAATGTTCCCTCCCCCTTCCATTATATCTTCCAGCTCATCACACACCTAATGATCAAAAATTGTTAGATTAATATAAGATTCGAATCGAAATTGAAATTAGCGCGCaaatcctcttttttttttaaatcattcaGCTGAAAAACGATGGGAACAAATCAGGCGGGAAAACGATTCAGGGGAAACTCACCAAGTCTTCGTTGATGACGTAGGAATCGAACTGATCGTCCCAGCCGTCGTGCAAGTTCTTCTCTTTGACGAGATCTCCGACGCAGATGTGCCGGAAGCTCGTGGCTTCGGCAAGAGCAGAAGCCGTCGTCGATTTGCCGGTACCGGGGGTTCCCGTGATGAGTATGTTCGGCTTTTGTCGCCGTGAACCGCTGTTAGCTGCCGCCATTGTTAGTCTCGAAGAAAATTTCAGATTCGCCGGCGGAGATTGTGAGGGACGACGATGGTAAGGTTTTACTGTTATAGGCAAAGCATAAGGGTGAGGCGGTGGGAAGGATAGACGTCAGACCTAACGGCGTTAAAAAGCTCTTTGGAAGGAAAGAATGGGCCGAAACCCAAGCCCATTATTTCACGAAACCAAAGCCCATGATTTTACGAAACCATTAACAAACAATAACCTTTGATTTGTAACTTATTATTTTTGGTTACACTTACATGTGATGTCcatctatgttttttttttttttacatattcaGTTTCAGCCATCGTGTTAGTGGAAACATGTTAGCACTTTCACAGTCGTGTCATAGAGTTTGTTCAAATCGAAGCTAGTTAAAACATGGTCCTGGAGTTGGAGATGGGAAAGAACATGTGTGGTAAGTTCTTTTATCAAGAAACCGTAAAACCGTTACCATTTTAATTTAAGCTTTACATATATACCTTGTTTGGATATATATAACCTGTAAAAGAAAGATTCACAGAGGCATATTGTCAGATGCTCTATCCTTTGTTGATTTCTTATTAAATTATAGGTGTTGGTGCAAAGCACCCGGTTCTAGCTTGTGATTATCAGCATATATTTGAAAGCAATGATGTTCGCATGTTTACCGGATTAACGTTACTTGAAAGTTGGTTGGGTGTTTGTTTATGCTTTGTTGTAACATATGGCCTGTTATATGTACCGAATATGAATATGTGAAACTTGCCTatttatacatatgtatatataaatatgcatGTATATGTACCGAATAACATATACATGCATGTCAAACCtatcaatataaattatttaggaTGAAATATCTTCTTAATTCAAATtgtactaggtgttttcctgcaccatgtgcagtaaaagaattttaaaatattttttaaaagataaatattttttaaaagataaatataaataatatttatttttattaatattttttttgtcatcttattaatactataaattttcttttttcttatcaatattttaatataaatttgatttaactgaacattaaaattaagataaaactaattttgtttattttgaattatatttaagaatgtgcatgtatatatttaaaattataatcttaggtagatttttctatctatttattttaattaaatatattaaataaatatataaaatttcagaattgtcaaaaatttaaattaaacaatatttataaaatctgtaaatatatataagaaactaatgattttacgatttaatttgattttatgatttaattttataattttctaaaaatatgtatatatttttgaaatatttttaatttaaatgatatttcaaaatctgaaatgccataattgaatatatttattttaatgatgatttatgcgttattgccatatttttaaaaagtccaaaaatataaatcgataataaatataatatatgagttattaccatatttttaaaattttatcaaaaatataaattaacattaaatataattgttcatgtcatattaatctataagacatgtcatcaattttagtaggtatgtcacaattattaatctaggtgttttcatgcaccatgtgtagtgatgaattttttaaaagttaaattttatattttaaaatgtaatttattaatattatatattttattattttgactaataattaatataaatatcattaattaagcataaaattaagagaaaatattttttattttattttaaattatatttaagaatatatatgtatatatataaagttaaaatcttagataaaaattttatttatttcatttggttaaattattaaatcaacttgtaaaaaattactaaaatcatataaaattgtatagttatcaaaatttaaaactaaataatatttatataatttgtagatatctaaaagaaactaatgatattatgatttattttttttaattcagaaaatttagaaaattttagataataaaaattttattattataaaagtaaaattatataatatttcgaaattcaaaataccatatttgaatatatttattttagtgatgatttatgagttattaccatattctacaaagttaccaaaaatataaatcaatattaaatgtaatatatgagttattgtcatattctaaaaagatttccaaaaatatatattagcattaaatgtaattgtccatgtcatatttaaccatatgacatgtcatcaatcttaattgccacgtcacaattttttttgtgaaaacgattgtagagaagacatttggcaaatcacttctcaaatatagactagggatTACATAATATACAGCTTAATTAAGTTATTgttgataaaatattaattaaattattaataatataggTTCGAGATTATTTGCATTCCTGGTGCAGTAAGAGTAAGAAAAAAAGGAACAAgcagctgcaaaaaaaaaaaaaaaaaaaagctggcTACAGTAGAAGAAAAGTGACTGTGAATATAATTACATcggtttgacaaaaaaaaaagaatataattagATCTTACGGAATGAGCTGGAGAGTGAGGAAAATATTAGGACAAGAGATGGGGGTACTGAAAGCAAATCACTTACACATGGTTCGAGCATTTCAAGCAGGAATGAGCGTATAGCCCATGAGAAACCATATATAGGAAGATTCCCAAATAACTTCTCTTCGAATGATTCAGttgtaatttatattattgtatattttacaacatacaaaacaaatgatcacgttttaattttatgatcttcatgttttattttaaatagtatacttttaaaaatgtcCAGTCTTAATATGAACTAGATcgtgacccgctcgaccgagcgggtgttatttttttttatcattattcATACTAAATGTAATACATGATTGCTAtgtgtattaattttaaattttgaaaaataaaaatgtgtttaaatgtgtttaaataaataatgtgtactaatgtgatTCCTTTGGCACGCTGCTGCAATCTTTACAccatataaaacagaaaaagaaacagatttataaaccaatagaatagaaaaaacttataaaagctGAAACAAATGCAAGTACAGATTCATCTGAGAGGATGCACTCAAATGTGTCGTCTCCAAAACCGGTGTTTTGTTTCCAACAATGAAGAACTTTAACTGGAATTTTCCAATTGTTTCTTAAAGGTTTCACACCATCTATCATAACTAAAGTGCTAGGTTTCGATATTGTGTTTATTTGGGAGTTTTTGTGAATGTCGTATGGTGAATAAGAAGTCGAATATTTATAGACAAATTTTTGTGAGgtgaaaaagaatatttcacattcaattaaatcaaccataataaataaaaatatcacaatttGATCGACTCTTAGATTTTCGCTTGGATAAAATATACTTGGAGAAGGGGATTTTCCATAACTGATTAATTAAACAACTTGGAGAAGagtttttctataaaagaatattgaCTGTATTTTTAAAGGAAAGGAATATCCGATAATCAATTACATTAACCATAATAAATACTAAGAACATCGATTTTATTGTTTCCTAGATTTTAGGTTTgatagaataaacttggagaagaatattttctataactgatttttaaaacttgcgATATTATTAAATCTGATATTGTAGGCATGTTAAATCAACTTGGAGAAATGGTTTTGctataaaagattatttagtgtatattttagaattgagagattcaattttttaaaggaacaatatggaccaatcttaagatgaattatatataattgcaatataaacaaacagatgaattatatataattgcaatgtGGACCAATCTTAAGAAGCTGAATGAGTGTGAGCATGATGGTTTTATTACAAATACTATGTCTAATTTGTATATGATCATGGCAGGGATTATGGTTGCACATTTGAGTTGATTTGATATATTAGTCTAATTTCTATGTATGTGATGATTCATATGTATCTTAGTattcttactatatatatataacatctaatttcaatatggacaaaaagatgAATGGTACGTATTTCATAGGAAtggtatctatatattatatctatatattatatataattgcaatatggacaaacatgtgaattatgtataattgcaatataattgtaagatttagtttcagagcaatggtacgtattatattcttagtatataaatcgacatgtaataatgatacgtattaaatatatatgtaataatatatggaaaccgtatatggtatgtattataaataagagatagtgtttaatttaaatataagaggtccacctttaaaatccacctagaagaagttgtaatgtttctcttttaataagatagattcttagtatataaatcgacatgtaataatggTACGTAATAAATCcatatgtaataatatatggaAACCGTATATAgtatgtattataaataaaggatgatgtttaatttaaatataagaggtccacctttaaaatctacctagaagaagttgtaatgtttctgttttaataagatagatgaattTATGATCGACCACGTTTATAAGAGATTCGGTCTGATTTGGTTCCCCTATCGGTTCCTCGTACAACGTGGTTGCATGGGTTCAttgacttttaaaaaaatatatatatactcctCACGCACCAGCTCATTCCGTAAGATTTCTTACTGCACCAGAATGCAAATAATTTCCAACGTGGGTTCATTGActtaaagaataaatataaacttttggCGAAATATAAATTAAAGATAAATTATTTTCGTACTATGTTAATAAATAagaataaattacaaaaagaagTCCATACCAAAACTATTATAAACCTTTTGAGGACTATAAAATGTCTCTTCGTGTTAATATCACTTCTCACAATAGCTGCAGCTAAACACTAAAAGCAGAAGAATAGGAAAGACTACAAGAGAATTATGTCTGTGAAAGCAATCCTATCATTGGTGGTTCTGGTGATTCTCATCGGATCCCATGAAGCCACCCCGATCTCCGACGCTCTACGGAAGGTAGAGGACTTATTTGTCAAGATCTTAGGCCAAACCGAGAACGTTCTCTCCTTCGCTCGCTTCACTGACAAGTAAGTCCCATCTTCTTACCACTGGTGCGTTCGCGGTTTACTTTGAGTCCGTCTCTGTGATAAACAAACTGATTCGTTCTTTTTGTGATGAAAAGGTATGGGAAAAACTATGAAAACAAGGAGGAGATAAAGCACCGTTTCTCGGTGTTCCAGGACAATGTTGATTTAATCGGATCCACCAACAAGAAAGGCTTATCTTTCAAACTCGGTGTCAATAGTAAGTTTATCGTTCTTATCATGAAGTTGTAATTCCTGTCTTTGAGCCAAAACATGCTAAATGAATTGATGCGTGCGATTCATCGGAGATTCATGGTAACATagttaaatataactaaatgtattaaaatattaaaaatgaaataaaatgtaCAATTTgataaaactgaaccaaataaatctaaatcaaaccAACATTAATAATCTCGTTTGAATTAATTATATCATGTAAgccaaatgattttttt contains these protein-coding regions:
- the LOC130508429 gene encoding adenylate kinase isoenzyme 6 homolog produces the protein MAAANSGSRRQKPNILITGTPGTGKSTTASALAEATSFRHICVGDLVKEKNLHDGWDDQFDSYVINEDLVCDELEDIMEGGGNIVDYHGCDFFPERWFDRVVVLQTENSVLYDRLTRRGYSGTKLSNNIECEIFQVMLEEASDSYEEEIVVALQSNTLEDISSNVASLTEWIESWSP
- the LOC130508428 gene encoding thiol protease aleurain-like produces the protein MSVKSTLTSVVLVILIAASSAGDIGSDESTPITDGLRKVEESFVKILGQSNHVLSFARFAHKYGKTYENAEEVKHRFSVFKDTLDFIRSTNKKGLSYKVGVNQFADLTIQELQKTGGLKEAAVPRSVDWNKRGILGPVKNQGGCEASWAFSAVGAVEAAYSRKHKRITDLSEQQLIDCSLPYGNLGCISGRPSRAFEYLKSGAKGISLETDYPNRGSLGLCKLNVKKSNVNITRYVSISSGDEEELKRVVGSIGPVSISFNVVDSLNAYMDGVYNSSECGSALKDVNHYALAVGYGMEGGVPYWLIRNSWGPGWGVEGHFKVERGKNMCGVATRASYPIVA